The proteins below are encoded in one region of Microbispora sp. NBC_01189:
- a CDS encoding DUF503 domain-containing protein, translating into MFIGALTLDVLLGDVRSLKQKRSVVRPIIAEIRRSFPAVAVAEAGHLDLHRRAEIGVAVVSESAANCDEVLDACERVVAYHPEIELLSARRRLFNDHEE; encoded by the coding sequence ATGTTCATCGGTGCACTTACTCTTGACGTCCTGCTCGGCGACGTCCGCTCGCTGAAGCAGAAGCGCTCCGTGGTCCGGCCGATCATCGCCGAGATCCGGCGGAGCTTTCCCGCCGTCGCCGTGGCCGAGGCGGGGCATCTCGACCTGCACCGGCGCGCCGAGATCGGCGTGGCCGTGGTGTCGGAGTCGGCGGCGAACTGCGACGAGGTGCTGGACGCCTGTGAGCGGGTAGTCGCCTACCACCCCGAGATCGAGCTGCTGTCGGCGCGGCGGCGGCTCTTCAACGACCACGAGGAATAG
- the rbfA gene encoding 30S ribosome-binding factor RbfA has product MDAARARKLADRIQQVVAEMLERRIKDPRLGFVTVTDTRVTADLSDATVYYTVFGSEAERADSAAALESAKGVIRSEVGRQTGLRHTPTLAFVHDPLPDNARHMDDLFALARAKDAEVAKQAEGAEFAGEADPYRFEDDLDAEAAEGEETAEGKDTAEEEPGDRAGHSVR; this is encoded by the coding sequence ATGGACGCAGCGCGTGCCAGGAAGCTGGCCGACCGCATCCAGCAGGTGGTGGCGGAGATGCTGGAGCGGCGGATCAAGGATCCGCGGCTGGGGTTCGTGACGGTGACCGACACCCGGGTCACCGCGGACCTGAGCGACGCGACCGTCTACTACACGGTCTTCGGTTCGGAGGCGGAGCGGGCCGACTCGGCCGCCGCGCTGGAGAGCGCCAAGGGCGTCATCCGCTCCGAGGTCGGCCGGCAGACCGGCCTGCGGCACACCCCCACCCTCGCGTTCGTGCACGACCCGCTCCCCGACAACGCCCGCCACATGGACGACCTGTTCGCGCTGGCCAGGGCGAAGGACGCCGAGGTCGCGAAGCAGGCCGAGGGCGCGGAGTTCGCCGGGGAGGCCGACCCCTACCGCTTCGAGGACGATCTCGACGCCGAGGCGGCCGAGGGCGAGGAGACGGCCGAGGGCAAGGACACTGCCGAGGAGGAGCCCGGCGACCGCGCCGGACACTCCGTCCGGTGA
- a CDS encoding bifunctional oligoribonuclease/PAP phosphatase NrnA, which yields MTAIETAIGEPDWRRAADLIHGAGTLALACHVSPDGDALGSMLGLGLALARSGKKVVASFGDRVLEVPRLLRFLPGQDLLVEAAAYPAEPDLMITFDASTMERLGLLAPHAGKARELVVIDHHVSNTRFGTAHLVDPSAASTTMVVEELIHRLGLPVDRSVATCLYAGLVTDTGSFRHSVTTPAAHAMAGRLLETGLRPEELARELWDRSPYAYLRVLGAALGRATLEPDAAGGHGLVWTFVSRADRAAEGLPYDEVEGVIDVVRRVDEAEVAVVLKEDDDGGWNVSTRSKGVVDVARACAALGGGGHARAAGFSSALAVPDTMAALRPLLTPPLLTPPPSHPPPPRTEP from the coding sequence GTGACCGCGATCGAGACCGCGATCGGCGAGCCGGACTGGCGGCGGGCGGCCGACCTCATCCACGGCGCCGGCACACTGGCGCTGGCCTGCCACGTCTCGCCCGACGGGGACGCCCTTGGCTCGATGCTGGGCCTCGGGCTGGCGCTGGCGCGGTCGGGGAAGAAGGTCGTCGCGTCCTTCGGCGACCGCGTGCTCGAGGTGCCCCGGCTGCTGCGGTTCCTGCCCGGCCAGGACCTGCTCGTCGAGGCCGCGGCCTACCCCGCCGAGCCGGATCTGATGATCACGTTCGACGCGTCCACGATGGAGCGGCTGGGCCTGCTCGCGCCGCACGCGGGCAAAGCCCGGGAACTGGTCGTGATCGACCACCACGTGTCGAACACCAGGTTCGGGACGGCCCACCTGGTGGATCCCTCGGCGGCCTCCACCACGATGGTGGTCGAGGAGCTGATCCACCGGCTCGGGCTGCCGGTGGATCGATCCGTGGCCACCTGCCTGTACGCCGGGCTGGTGACCGACACCGGCTCGTTCCGGCACTCCGTCACCACACCGGCCGCCCACGCCATGGCGGGCCGGCTGCTGGAGACCGGGCTCCGCCCGGAGGAGCTCGCCCGGGAGCTGTGGGATCGGTCGCCGTACGCGTATCTGCGGGTGCTGGGCGCGGCGCTCGGACGGGCCACGCTGGAGCCGGACGCCGCGGGCGGCCACGGGCTGGTGTGGACCTTCGTGAGCCGCGCCGACCGCGCCGCCGAGGGCCTGCCGTACGACGAGGTCGAGGGCGTGATCGACGTCGTGCGCCGGGTCGACGAGGCCGAGGTCGCGGTCGTGCTCAAGGAGGACGACGACGGCGGCTGGAACGTCTCGACCCGGTCCAAGGGCGTGGTGGACGTGGCCCGCGCCTGTGCCGCCCTCGGCGGCGGCGGGCACGCGCGGGCCGCGGGGTTCTCCTCGGCGCTGGCCGTGCCGGACACGATGGCCGCGCTGCGCCCCCTCCTCACCCCGCCGCTCCTCACCCCGCCCCCTTCTCACCCGCCCCCTCCTAGGACTGAGCCGTGA
- the truB gene encoding tRNA pseudouridine(55) synthase TruB, producing MTRRPPPPSGLIIVDKPADWTSHDVVGKMRGVAGTRKVGHAGTLDPMATGVLVIGVEKATRLLGHLALTEKVYEATIRLGASTNTDDAEGEVTATTPAGHVTDEDLRAGVAALTGEIMQVPPQVSAIKVNGERAYKRARAGEEVVLAARPVTVRAFEIGEIRRTPETVDLDAVVTCSSGTYIRALARDLGASLGVGGHLTRLRRTRVGPYGIESARTIEDLARECVIMPMADAVAAAFPRRDVAEDEARLVAHGGRLRAAGLGPGPVGVFGPDGALLALAEESGGAARPLVVFVS from the coding sequence GTGACAAGAAGGCCCCCGCCGCCGAGCGGACTGATCATCGTGGACAAGCCCGCGGACTGGACGTCCCACGACGTCGTGGGCAAGATGCGCGGCGTCGCCGGCACCCGCAAGGTCGGCCACGCCGGCACGCTCGACCCGATGGCGACCGGCGTGCTGGTGATCGGCGTGGAGAAGGCGACCCGACTCCTCGGGCACCTCGCGCTGACCGAGAAGGTGTACGAGGCGACGATCCGCCTCGGGGCCTCGACCAACACCGACGACGCCGAGGGCGAGGTGACCGCCACCACGCCCGCGGGCCACGTGACCGACGAGGATCTTCGCGCGGGCGTCGCCGCGCTAACCGGCGAGATCATGCAGGTGCCGCCGCAGGTGAGCGCCATCAAGGTCAACGGGGAGCGGGCCTACAAGCGGGCCCGGGCGGGGGAGGAGGTCGTCCTCGCCGCCCGGCCGGTCACGGTGCGCGCCTTCGAGATCGGGGAGATCAGGCGGACCCCGGAGACGGTGGACCTGGACGCGGTCGTCACGTGCTCCAGCGGCACCTACATCCGGGCGCTGGCCCGTGACCTCGGCGCGTCGCTCGGCGTCGGCGGCCACCTCACCCGGCTGCGCCGCACCCGGGTCGGCCCGTACGGCATCGAGTCGGCCCGCACGATCGAGGACCTGGCCCGCGAATGCGTGATCATGCCGATGGCCGACGCGGTGGCGGCGGCCTTCCCCCGGCGGGACGTGGCCGAGGACGAGGCGCGGCTGGTCGCGCACGGCGGGCGGCTGCGCGCGGCGGGCCTCGGGCCCGGCCCGGTCGGCGTCTTCGGGCCGGACGGCGCGCTGCTGGCGCTCGCCGAGGAGAGCGGCGGGGCGGCCCGGCCCCTGGTGGTCTTCGTCTCCTGA
- a CDS encoding bifunctional riboflavin kinase/FAD synthetase gives MQSWHGLDEVPQGWGRSVVTIGVFDGVHLGHQRMVTRTAGMAGELGLPAVAVTFDPHPEEVVRPGHQPPRLTTTPRRVDLLLSLGVDAVCVLPFTLEFSRMTPDEFVQTALVDRLHAAGVVVGENFRFGHRAAGDLETLRTLGEKYDFTAEGVPLVSDGEAISSTRIRERLSTGDVAGAAALLGRPHRVEGVVVRGHQRGRALGFPTANVESPQNTAVPAEGVYAGWLECFQSPSPYEGERWPAAISIGTNPTFDGVERTVEAYALDRDDLDLYGAHVAVDFGERLRDTLRFDSIEALIEQMHEDTAQARAFTS, from the coding sequence GTGCAGAGCTGGCACGGGCTGGACGAGGTCCCGCAGGGCTGGGGCAGGTCCGTCGTCACCATCGGCGTGTTCGACGGTGTCCATCTCGGTCACCAGCGCATGGTGACGCGAACGGCCGGCATGGCCGGTGAGCTCGGGCTGCCGGCCGTGGCCGTGACCTTCGACCCGCATCCCGAGGAGGTCGTCCGGCCCGGCCACCAGCCGCCGCGGCTCACCACCACACCCCGCCGGGTCGACCTGCTGCTCTCGCTCGGCGTCGACGCGGTGTGCGTGCTGCCGTTCACGCTGGAGTTCTCCCGCATGACGCCGGACGAGTTCGTGCAGACCGCGCTGGTCGACCGCCTGCACGCGGCCGGTGTCGTGGTGGGGGAGAACTTCCGTTTCGGTCACCGGGCGGCGGGCGACCTGGAGACCTTGCGCACGCTTGGGGAGAAGTACGACTTCACGGCCGAGGGGGTGCCGCTCGTCAGCGACGGCGAGGCCATCTCCTCCACCCGGATCCGCGAGCGGCTCTCCACCGGTGACGTCGCGGGCGCGGCGGCCCTGCTCGGCCGCCCCCACCGCGTGGAGGGCGTGGTGGTCCGCGGCCACCAGCGGGGCCGCGCGCTCGGCTTCCCGACCGCCAACGTCGAGTCGCCGCAGAACACCGCCGTCCCGGCCGAGGGCGTCTACGCCGGGTGGCTGGAGTGCTTCCAGTCTCCCTCGCCGTACGAGGGGGAGCGCTGGCCCGCCGCGATCTCGATCGGCACCAATCCCACCTTCGACGGCGTGGAGCGCACCGTCGAGGCGTACGCGCTGGACCGCGACGACCTCGACCTGTACGGCGCGCACGTGGCGGTGGACTTCGGCGAGCGGCTGCGCGACACGCTCAGGTTCGACTCGATCGAGGCGCTGATCGAGCAGATGCACGAGGACACGGCACAGGCCCGCGCGTTCACGTCGTGA
- the rpsO gene encoding 30S ribosomal protein S15, with product MSLDAATTKTIITEYGTTEGDTGSPEVQIALLSRRISDLTEHLKTHKHDHHSRRGLLLLVGRRRRLLKYLQAKDITRYRSLIERLGLRR from the coding sequence GTGTCGCTCGACGCCGCTACCACCAAGACCATCATCACCGAGTACGGCACCACCGAGGGTGACACCGGGTCCCCGGAGGTTCAGATCGCGCTTCTCAGCAGGCGGATCAGCGACCTGACCGAGCACCTGAAGACCCACAAGCACGACCACCACAGCCGTCGTGGTCTGCTCCTGCTGGTCGGCCGGCGTCGCCGGCTGCTGAAGTACCTGCAGGCCAAGGACATCACCCGCTACCGCTCCCTGATTGAGCGGCTGGGCCTGCGCCGATAA
- a CDS encoding polyribonucleotide nucleotidyltransferase translates to MEGVHSTEAVIDNGPFGTRTIRFETGRLAQQAAGSAVAYLDDETMILSATTASKHPKENLDFFPLTVDVEERMYAAGRIPGSFFRREGRPSEDAILTCRLIDRPLRPSFVKGLRNEIQVVATIMALHPEHLYDVIAINAASMSTQLAGLPFSGPIGGVRVALIDGQWVAFPTHVELERATFDMVVAGRTLADGDVAIMMVEAESTRDTLKLVAEGAVAPTEEVVAQGLEAAKPFIKVLCDAQSKLAEVAGKETAEYPIFLDYQDDALEAVTAAVRSELASALTIAGKQERELEIDRVKLLAAEKLLPDFEGREKEIGAAFRSLTKKLMRERVVSEGVRIDGRGPKDIRQLSAEVHVVPRVHGSALFERGETQILGITTLNMLRMEQMIDTLNPERTKRYMHNYNFPPYSTGETGRVGSPKRREIGHGALAERALIPVLPTREEFPYAIRQVSEAVASNGSTSMGSVCASTMALLDAGVPLKEMVAGIAMGLIGEGENFVTLTDILGAEDAMGDMDFKVAGTKDLITALQLDTKLDGIPAHVLAAALKQARGARLAILDVMQEAIDAPAEMNPTAPRIITIKVPVDKIGEVIGPKGKMINQIQDDTGAEITIEDDGTIYIGATDGPSAEAARTLINGIANPHMPEVGERYLGTVVKIAAFGAFVSLLPGKDGLLHVSQIRKLHGGRRIENVEDVMNVGEKIQVEIAEIDSRGKLSLVPVEVVEKEAAEKDARAENGAAENGAAETGAPAPEAAAAPEGEDEQSRTPRRSRSRTRGGRDERNS, encoded by the coding sequence GTGGAGGGTGTCCACAGCACGGAGGCCGTTATCGACAACGGCCCCTTCGGCACGCGTACGATCAGGTTCGAGACCGGCAGGCTGGCCCAGCAGGCGGCGGGCAGCGCGGTCGCGTACCTGGACGACGAGACCATGATCCTGTCCGCGACCACCGCGTCCAAGCATCCCAAGGAGAACCTGGACTTCTTCCCGCTGACGGTCGACGTCGAGGAGCGGATGTACGCGGCGGGCCGCATCCCCGGCTCGTTCTTCCGCCGGGAGGGCAGGCCGTCGGAGGACGCGATCCTCACCTGCCGCCTCATCGACCGTCCGCTGCGCCCGTCGTTCGTCAAGGGCCTGCGCAACGAGATCCAGGTCGTCGCGACGATCATGGCTCTGCACCCCGAGCACCTGTACGACGTGATCGCGATCAACGCCGCGAGCATGTCCACGCAGCTCGCCGGGCTGCCGTTCTCCGGCCCGATCGGCGGCGTGCGGGTCGCACTGATCGACGGCCAGTGGGTGGCGTTCCCGACCCACGTCGAGCTTGAGCGCGCCACGTTCGACATGGTCGTCGCCGGCCGCACGCTCGCCGACGGCGACGTGGCGATCATGATGGTCGAGGCGGAGTCGACCCGCGACACGCTGAAGCTGGTCGCCGAGGGCGCGGTCGCCCCGACCGAGGAGGTCGTGGCCCAGGGCCTGGAGGCCGCCAAGCCGTTCATCAAGGTGCTCTGCGACGCGCAGTCCAAGCTGGCCGAGGTCGCCGGCAAGGAGACCGCCGAGTATCCGATCTTCCTCGACTACCAGGACGACGCACTGGAGGCCGTCACCGCCGCCGTGCGGAGCGAGCTGGCCTCGGCGCTGACGATCGCCGGCAAGCAGGAGCGCGAGCTGGAGATCGACCGGGTCAAGCTGCTCGCGGCCGAGAAGCTGCTGCCCGACTTCGAGGGCCGTGAGAAGGAGATCGGCGCCGCGTTCCGCTCGCTGACCAAGAAGCTGATGCGCGAGCGGGTCGTCAGCGAGGGCGTCCGCATCGACGGCCGCGGGCCCAAGGACATCCGGCAGCTCAGCGCCGAGGTTCACGTGGTGCCCCGGGTGCACGGCTCGGCCCTGTTCGAGCGTGGCGAGACCCAGATCCTCGGCATCACCACGCTGAACATGCTGCGCATGGAGCAGATGATCGACACGCTCAATCCCGAGCGGACCAAGCGCTACATGCACAACTACAACTTCCCGCCGTACTCCACGGGTGAGACGGGCCGCGTCGGCTCGCCGAAGCGCCGGGAGATCGGCCACGGCGCGCTGGCCGAGCGGGCGCTGATCCCCGTGCTGCCCACGCGTGAGGAGTTCCCGTACGCGATCCGGCAGGTGTCGGAGGCGGTCGCGTCGAACGGCTCGACCTCGATGGGGTCGGTCTGCGCCTCCACGATGGCGCTGCTCGACGCGGGCGTCCCGCTCAAGGAGATGGTCGCGGGCATCGCGATGGGTCTCATCGGCGAAGGCGAGAACTTCGTCACGCTGACCGACATCCTCGGCGCCGAGGACGCGATGGGCGACATGGACTTCAAGGTCGCCGGCACCAAGGACCTGATCACCGCGCTCCAGCTCGACACGAAGCTGGACGGCATCCCGGCCCACGTGCTCGCCGCCGCGCTGAAGCAGGCGAGGGGCGCCCGGCTGGCGATCCTCGACGTGATGCAGGAGGCCATCGACGCTCCGGCGGAGATGAACCCGACCGCGCCGCGGATCATCACCATCAAGGTCCCGGTCGACAAGATCGGCGAGGTCATCGGCCCCAAGGGCAAGATGATCAACCAGATCCAGGACGACACGGGCGCCGAGATCACCATCGAGGACGACGGCACGATCTACATCGGCGCCACCGACGGCCCGTCCGCCGAGGCCGCCCGCACGCTGATCAACGGCATCGCGAACCCGCACATGCCGGAGGTCGGCGAGCGCTACCTGGGCACGGTCGTCAAGATCGCCGCGTTCGGCGCGTTCGTCTCGCTGCTCCCGGGCAAGGACGGTCTGCTGCACGTCTCGCAGATCCGCAAGCTGCACGGCGGCCGGCGGATCGAGAACGTCGAGGACGTCATGAACGTCGGCGAGAAGATCCAGGTCGAGATCGCCGAGATCGACTCGCGTGGCAAGCTCTCGCTGGTCCCGGTCGAGGTGGTCGAGAAGGAGGCCGCCGAGAAGGACGCCCGTGCCGAGAACGGCGCCGCGGAGAACGGCGCCGCGGAGACCGGTGCCCCGGCCCCCGAGGCCGCCGCCGCGCCGGAGGGAGAGGACGAGCAGTCGCGGACTCCGCGCCGCAGCCGCAGCCGTACCCGCGGCGGACGGGACGAGCGCAACTCGTGA
- a CDS encoding pitrilysin family protein, with protein sequence MTTETLFPGREGAGVVRRTVLPGGLRVVTETMPTVRSVAVGMWVGIGSRDEAPEHMGATHFLEHLLFKGTPTRDAMEISASIEGIGGEINAFTAKEYTCYYARVLDEDLPLAIDVLADVVTCSLVTEEDVESERGVILEEIAMHDDDPSDVVHEQFSTELYGDTPIGRPILGNEDSVNALTRDRIHEYYQRFYVPPRTVVSVAGNVDHERVVALVAAAYERAGALGGSAAPAQPRIGGPGVDVRSGVRVLDRPTEQANLVLGMTAVSRNDDRRFALGVLNAALGGGMSSRLFQEIREKRGLAYSAYSYTSQYADTGQFGVYVGCLPSKIDDVLKICRDELGRVLAEGITPEEIARGKGQMRGGLVLGLEDTGSRMSRIGKSELVYERLMTVDEVLGHIEAVTPEEITAIAQDVLNRPLTLAVIGPYAADKDFGFAIA encoded by the coding sequence GTGACGACCGAGACGCTGTTTCCGGGCAGGGAGGGTGCGGGGGTCGTCCGCCGCACCGTCCTGCCCGGCGGCCTGCGGGTCGTGACGGAGACGATGCCGACCGTGCGCAGCGTCGCGGTCGGCATGTGGGTGGGCATCGGCTCGCGCGACGAGGCCCCGGAGCACATGGGGGCCACCCACTTCCTGGAGCACCTGCTCTTCAAGGGCACGCCGACGCGGGACGCCATGGAGATCTCGGCGTCCATCGAGGGCATCGGCGGTGAGATCAACGCGTTCACCGCCAAGGAGTACACCTGCTACTACGCCCGGGTGCTCGACGAGGACCTGCCGCTGGCGATCGACGTGCTCGCCGACGTGGTGACCTGCTCGCTGGTCACCGAGGAGGACGTGGAGTCGGAGCGTGGCGTGATCCTGGAGGAGATCGCCATGCACGACGACGATCCCTCCGACGTGGTGCACGAGCAGTTCTCCACCGAGTTGTACGGAGACACGCCGATCGGCCGTCCGATCCTCGGCAACGAGGACTCGGTCAACGCGCTCACCCGCGACCGCATCCACGAGTACTACCAGCGGTTCTACGTCCCGCCCCGCACCGTGGTGTCGGTGGCGGGCAACGTCGACCACGAGCGGGTGGTCGCGCTGGTCGCGGCGGCGTACGAGCGGGCGGGCGCGCTGGGCGGCTCGGCCGCGCCGGCGCAGCCGCGCATCGGCGGGCCCGGCGTGGACGTCCGGAGCGGCGTGCGGGTGCTCGACCGGCCCACCGAGCAGGCCAACCTGGTCCTCGGCATGACCGCCGTCTCCCGCAACGACGACCGGCGCTTCGCTCTCGGCGTCCTGAACGCGGCACTCGGCGGCGGCATGTCGTCGCGCCTGTTCCAGGAGATCCGGGAGAAGCGCGGCCTGGCCTACAGCGCGTACAGCTACACCTCCCAGTACGCCGACACCGGTCAGTTCGGGGTTTATGTGGGCTGCCTGCCCTCGAAGATCGACGACGTGCTGAAGATCTGCCGCGACGAGCTGGGCAGGGTCCTGGCCGAGGGCATCACGCCCGAGGAGATCGCCCGTGGCAAGGGCCAGATGCGCGGCGGGCTGGTGCTCGGCCTCGAGGACACCGGCTCGCGCATGTCCAGGATCGGCAAGAGCGAGCTCGTCTACGAGCGGCTCATGACGGTGGACGAGGTGCTTGGGCACATCGAGGCGGTCACCCCCGAGGAGATCACCGCGATCGCCCAGGACGTCCTCAACCGGCCGCTGACGCTCGCCGTGATCGGGCCGTACGCCGCCGACAAGGACTTCGGCTTCGCCATCGCCTGA
- the dapB gene encoding 4-hydroxy-tetrahydrodipicolinate reductase — MIKVGVLGARGRVGVEVCKAVTAADDLELVAEVDKDDKLDALSGAEVVVDFTHPGVVMDNLEWCISHGIHTVVGTTGFDDGRLETVRGWLAANPGTNSLIAPNFGIAAVLMMHFAEQAARHFESVEIVELHHPYKADAPSGTARRTAELVARARREAGLAPSPDATSTALEGARGATVDDVHVHAVRLAGLIAHQEIIFGGEGETLTIRHDSMSRASFTPGVLLGVRRVGGLDGLTVGLEHLLDL; from the coding sequence GTGATTAAGGTCGGTGTTCTTGGCGCCCGAGGGCGCGTGGGTGTGGAAGTGTGCAAGGCCGTGACCGCGGCCGACGACCTGGAGCTCGTGGCGGAGGTCGACAAGGACGACAAGCTCGACGCGCTGAGCGGCGCGGAGGTGGTGGTGGACTTCACCCACCCCGGCGTCGTCATGGACAACCTCGAATGGTGCATCTCCCACGGCATCCACACGGTCGTCGGCACGACCGGGTTCGACGACGGACGGCTGGAAACCGTGCGCGGCTGGCTGGCCGCCAATCCGGGGACCAACTCGCTCATCGCCCCCAACTTCGGCATCGCCGCCGTGCTGATGATGCACTTCGCCGAGCAGGCGGCCAGGCACTTCGAGTCGGTCGAGATCGTCGAGCTGCACCACCCGTACAAGGCCGACGCGCCCTCCGGCACCGCCCGCCGTACGGCCGAACTGGTGGCGCGGGCGCGGCGCGAGGCGGGTCTCGCCCCCTCGCCCGACGCGACCTCCACCGCGCTGGAGGGCGCCCGGGGCGCGACCGTGGACGACGTCCACGTGCACGCGGTTCGCCTCGCGGGGCTCATCGCGCACCAGGAGATCATCTTCGGCGGGGAGGGGGAGACCCTCACGATCCGCCACGACTCGATGAGCCGCGCCTCGTTCACGCCCGGCGTCCTGCTGGGCGTACGGCGGGTCGGGGGCCTCGACGGCCTCACCGTGGGCCTGGAGCACCTCCTCGACCTGTAG
- a CDS encoding 1,4-dihydroxy-2-naphthoate polyprenyltransferase translates to MATPAQWLAGARPRTLPAAVVPVAVGTGVAVAEDGAVWWRALLALFVALALQIGVNYANDYSDGVKGTDRDRVGPLRLVGSGVAAPKRVLAAALACFLAAAVAGLVLVVATRAWWLLLVGLASILAAWFYTGGSRPYGYRALGELSVFVFFGLVAVAGTTYVQVERLTWLSLAAAVPVGLLACALLVVNNLRDIVTDGPSGKRTLAVVLGDTRTRLAYATTLVLPFVCALALVPVRPFAALTVLALPLVVTPVRTVRSGATGPALIATLQQTGRLQLVFGALFALGLALF, encoded by the coding sequence GTGGCCACCCCAGCTCAATGGTTAGCGGGCGCACGCCCCCGCACGCTGCCCGCCGCCGTCGTCCCGGTCGCCGTCGGCACCGGCGTGGCGGTCGCGGAGGACGGCGCGGTCTGGTGGCGGGCGCTGCTCGCCCTGTTCGTCGCGCTGGCGCTGCAGATCGGCGTCAACTACGCGAACGACTACAGCGACGGCGTCAAGGGCACCGACAGGGACCGGGTCGGCCCGCTGCGGCTGGTCGGCTCGGGTGTCGCGGCGCCGAAGCGGGTGCTCGCCGCCGCCCTGGCCTGTTTCCTCGCCGCCGCGGTCGCGGGGCTGGTGCTGGTGGTCGCCACCCGCGCCTGGTGGCTGCTGCTGGTCGGCCTCGCGTCCATCCTGGCCGCCTGGTTCTACACCGGCGGGTCCCGCCCGTACGGCTACCGCGCGCTCGGCGAGCTCTCGGTCTTCGTGTTCTTCGGCCTCGTGGCCGTGGCCGGCACGACGTACGTGCAGGTGGAGCGCCTGACCTGGCTGTCGCTCGCCGCGGCGGTGCCCGTGGGGCTGCTCGCCTGCGCGCTCCTCGTGGTCAACAACCTGCGCGACATCGTGACCGACGGGCCGTCCGGCAAGCGCACGCTGGCGGTGGTGCTGGGCGACACCCGGACCCGGCTGGCCTACGCGACGACCCTGGTGCTGCCGTTCGTGTGCGCGCTCGCCCTGGTGCCGGTGCGGCCCTTCGCCGCGCTGACCGTGCTCGCGCTCCCCCTCGTGGTGACCCCCGTCAGGACGGTCCGCTCGGGCGCGACCGGCCCCGCCCTCATCGCGACCCTGCAGCAGACCGGGCGCCTGCAACTCGTCTTCGGCGCGCTGTTCGCCCTCGGCCTGGCCCTGTTCTGA
- a CDS encoding GNAT family N-acetyltransferase, with translation MGVRAARLEDVDAVTSTQIRAWKAVYRDFLPPVPLEHMTGPAAEKMWRRQWEEAILSPPTPRHRLLVAVERVVPDTDAFTALGPGGILATAAQRASDRVVGLASHGPAEDPDLHPATTAELMTLLVDPNHIRRGHGSRLLNATVDHLREDGYSTVVTWVFADNHQMLGFLESAGWGEDEAERVLDMGRPIRMIRLTTDIS, from the coding sequence ATGGGTGTGAGAGCTGCCCGCCTCGAGGACGTCGACGCGGTGACCAGCACCCAGATCCGGGCGTGGAAGGCGGTCTACCGCGACTTCCTGCCACCGGTCCCGCTGGAGCACATGACGGGTCCGGCGGCGGAGAAGATGTGGCGCCGCCAGTGGGAGGAGGCGATCCTCTCGCCGCCCACGCCGCGTCACCGCCTGCTCGTCGCCGTCGAGCGGGTGGTGCCCGACACCGACGCGTTCACCGCGCTCGGGCCAGGCGGGATTCTGGCGACCGCGGCGCAGCGCGCGTCCGACCGGGTCGTGGGGCTGGCGTCGCACGGGCCCGCCGAGGATCCCGACCTCCATCCGGCCACGACGGCCGAGTTGATGACCCTGCTCGTCGACCCCAACCACATCAGGCGCGGGCACGGCAGCAGACTTCTCAACGCCACCGTGGACCACCTCCGTGAGGACGGCTACAGCACGGTCGTGACCTGGGTGTTCGCCGACAACCACCAGATGCTCGGCTTCCTGGAGTCGGCCGGCTGGGGCGAGGACGAGGCCGAGCGCGTGCTCGACATGGGCCGCCCGATCCGGATGATCCGCCTGACCACCGACATCAGCTGA
- a CDS encoding CGNR zinc finger domain-containing protein has protein sequence MTGPAELLRDFVNTYDVEGDADELASPADLSVWLHERGLTGDGDRASDEDLAVAAHLREGLRAALRHNHDGGPYDGPEGLEAALAGLPVRVTLSGGTPALEPTASGVAGGLARLAAQIPAAHADGTWSRLKVCAESTCQWAFIDSSKNRSRSWCSMRVCGNRTKTRAYRARRQVDGTARPS, from the coding sequence ATGACGGGCCCGGCGGAGCTGCTCCGCGACTTCGTTAACACCTACGACGTCGAGGGAGACGCCGACGAGCTGGCATCGCCGGCCGACCTGTCCGTCTGGCTGCACGAACGCGGGCTGACCGGCGACGGCGATCGGGCCTCCGACGAGGACCTCGCGGTCGCCGCCCACCTGCGCGAAGGGCTGCGCGCCGCGCTGCGCCACAACCACGACGGAGGCCCGTACGACGGGCCGGAGGGCCTGGAGGCGGCACTGGCCGGCCTTCCGGTGCGCGTGACGCTCTCGGGGGGCACGCCCGCGCTGGAGCCCACGGCGTCCGGCGTCGCGGGCGGCCTGGCGCGGCTCGCCGCGCAGATCCCGGCGGCCCACGCCGACGGCACCTGGTCGCGGCTCAAGGTCTGCGCCGAGAGCACGTGCCAGTGGGCGTTCATCGACTCCTCGAAGAACCGGTCTCGCTCCTGGTGCTCCATGCGCGTCTGCGGAAACCGCACAAAAACCCGGGCATATCGGGCACGACGCCAGGTGGACGGCACGGCGAGGCCCTCCTGA